A window of Longispora fulva contains these coding sequences:
- a CDS encoding Pr6Pr family membrane protein: MLILFAVGWQLGYLLRNIPDYRIGNFFSFFTILSNLLTVVTFLLCARYGSRRFDQLRGAVTLYMTTTGIVYAILLSGIKVDTTVPWCNFVVHRLMPVVVLLDWVLDPPHRRLEFRRVLLWLVFPIAYLGYSLVRGPIVHWYPYPFLDPRRDGGYGRVAMTSAVIAIVVFGLAMAIRWAGHALRERK; encoded by the coding sequence TTGTTGATCCTGTTCGCCGTCGGATGGCAACTCGGGTATCTGTTGCGCAACATTCCCGACTATCGGATCGGAAACTTCTTCAGTTTCTTCACGATCCTGTCGAATCTTCTCACGGTTGTGACGTTCCTGTTGTGCGCCAGATACGGCTCCCGGCGATTCGACCAGCTCAGAGGGGCCGTCACGCTCTACATGACGACGACCGGCATCGTGTACGCCATCCTGCTCTCCGGCATCAAGGTCGACACCACGGTGCCGTGGTGCAACTTCGTGGTGCACCGACTGATGCCCGTCGTGGTGCTCCTCGACTGGGTGCTCGACCCGCCGCACCGCCGCCTGGAGTTCCGCCGGGTACTCCTCTGGCTCGTCTTCCCGATCGCCTACCTGGGGTACTCCCTGGTCAGAGGCCCGATCGTCCACTGGTACCCCTACCCCTTCCTCGACCCCCGGCGCGACGGCGGGTACGGCCGGGTCGCGATGACCTCCGCCGTGATCGCGATCGTGGTCTTCGGCCTCGCGATGGCGATCCGCTGGGCCGGTCACGCTCTGCGCGAACGGAAATGA
- the trmB gene encoding tRNA (guanosine(46)-N7)-methyltransferase TrmB: MLETTVTTIDTSIRTFYPRRGRVSPLHEDSSARLWPVYGVALDTATTSFGRVAPLVMEIGSGMGDATAAMAAADPDRDYLAVEVHFRGVANLLRLVEERGLTNVRVFDGDALDLVRALPEASLDAVHVYFPDPWPKVRHHKRRLIQPANTALLRSRLVPGGTLHCATDWAEYAEGMLATMTADPELVNAFEGYAPRPEHRPLTNFEKRGIKQGRRIFDLIYRRTG; encoded by the coding sequence ATGCTCGAAACCACTGTGACTACCATCGACACCAGCATCCGCACGTTCTACCCGCGCCGTGGCCGGGTGAGCCCCCTGCACGAGGACTCCAGCGCCCGCCTCTGGCCGGTCTACGGAGTGGCCCTCGACACCGCGACCACCTCCTTCGGGCGGGTCGCGCCCCTCGTCATGGAGATCGGCTCCGGGATGGGCGACGCGACCGCGGCGATGGCCGCCGCCGACCCCGACCGCGACTATCTGGCGGTGGAGGTGCACTTCCGGGGGGTGGCGAATCTGCTCCGCCTCGTCGAGGAGCGCGGCCTGACCAACGTCCGGGTCTTCGACGGCGACGCCCTCGACCTGGTCCGGGCCCTGCCCGAGGCGAGCCTCGACGCGGTGCACGTCTACTTCCCCGACCCGTGGCCCAAGGTCCGCCACCACAAGCGCCGGCTGATCCAGCCCGCGAACACCGCGCTGCTGCGCTCCCGGCTCGTGCCGGGCGGCACGCTGCACTGCGCGACGGACTGGGCGGAGTACGCCGAGGGGATGCTGGCGACCATGACCGCCGACCCGGAGCTGGTCAACGCCTTCGAGGGGTACGCGCCGCGGCCGGAGCACCGGCCGCTGACCAACTTCGAGAAGCGCGGCATCAAGCAGGGTCGCCGGATCTTCGACCTGATCTACCGCCGCACCGGCTGA
- a CDS encoding isocitrate lyase/PEP mutase family protein yields MTNSQLDQARALHALHRSGRVLALPNAWDVASARVVEDAGSPAVATTSAGVAWSLGFPDGDHLAVDRALDLVARIVAAVDVPVTADIEGGYGDVAATITGVIAAGAVGVNLEDSGTARPERYATARRAAEATGIPLFLNARIDTYLFGNPDFEETVSRAHAYLAAGADGIFVPGVADPEVIAALVKAIPAPVNVLVGPGSPTVDELGALGVARASLGSSVAQAAYGLARRAATEFLSTGGYSALTEAEDYGRLNGLLSPKKDN; encoded by the coding sequence ATGACGAACTCTCAACTCGATCAGGCCAGGGCCCTGCACGCTCTGCACCGTTCCGGGCGGGTGCTCGCCCTGCCCAACGCGTGGGACGTCGCCAGCGCCCGCGTCGTCGAGGACGCCGGCTCGCCGGCCGTCGCCACCACCAGCGCCGGGGTCGCCTGGAGCCTCGGCTTCCCCGACGGCGACCACCTGGCCGTCGACCGGGCGCTCGACCTGGTCGCCCGGATCGTCGCGGCCGTGGACGTGCCGGTCACGGCCGACATCGAAGGCGGGTACGGCGACGTGGCCGCCACGATCACCGGCGTCATCGCGGCGGGCGCGGTCGGCGTCAACCTGGAGGACAGCGGCACCGCCCGGCCCGAGCGGTACGCGACCGCCCGGCGCGCGGCCGAGGCCACCGGGATCCCGCTGTTCCTGAACGCGCGGATCGACACCTACCTGTTCGGCAACCCGGACTTCGAGGAGACGGTCAGCCGGGCGCATGCGTACCTCGCGGCCGGCGCGGACGGCATCTTCGTCCCCGGCGTCGCGGACCCCGAGGTGATCGCCGCGCTAGTCAAGGCGATCCCGGCCCCGGTGAACGTCCTCGTCGGTCCCGGTTCGCCCACTGTGGACGAGCTGGGCGCGCTCGGCGTGGCCCGGGCCAGCCTCGGCTCCTCGGTGGCCCAGGCGGCGTACGGCCTGGCCCGGCGGGCCGCCACCGAGTTCCTGTCCACCGGGGGCTACTCGGCGCTCACGGAGGCCGAGGACTACGGCCGGCTCAACGGCCTGCTCAGTCCGAAGAAGGACAACTAG
- a CDS encoding low temperature requirement protein A codes for MAETTPLWYRRMTSRTSDERHRAATPLELFFDLCFVVAVAQAGSKLHHALSENHVGHGVLSYLAVFFAIWWAWMNFTWFASAYDTDDGVYRITTLVQIAGALIVAAGVPRAFDSADYGVVTFGYVLMRLAMIFQWLRAAHGDPEHRPVALRYALGVFLVQLGWVARLALPEKVFLPAFAFLVVCELAVPAWAERRNPTAWHPHHIAERYGLFTLIVLGESVLAATLAIQTALDSGQAGAGLFSLAGAGLVIVFSMWWIYFDKPAHALLTSQGTALRWGYGHYLVLASAAGVGAGLAVSVDYDAHQAHISGTVAGFATAVPVAVFLVSVWFLMVCPHLRGPVAAAMPVTACLVLATPFTGAPVHVIAGLLVVLVAVLVVDSRRTRLLA; via the coding sequence GTGGCCGAGACGACTCCCCTGTGGTACCGCAGAATGACCTCCCGCACGTCCGACGAGCGGCACCGGGCGGCGACCCCGCTGGAGCTGTTCTTCGACCTGTGCTTCGTGGTGGCCGTCGCCCAGGCCGGGTCGAAGCTGCACCACGCCCTGTCGGAGAACCACGTCGGCCACGGCGTGCTCAGCTACCTGGCCGTGTTCTTCGCGATCTGGTGGGCGTGGATGAACTTCACCTGGTTCGCCTCGGCCTACGACACCGACGACGGCGTGTACCGGATCACCACCCTGGTCCAGATCGCCGGCGCCCTGATCGTGGCGGCCGGCGTGCCCCGGGCGTTCGACAGCGCCGACTACGGCGTGGTCACCTTCGGGTACGTCCTGATGCGCCTCGCCATGATCTTCCAGTGGCTCCGCGCGGCGCACGGCGACCCGGAGCACCGCCCGGTCGCGCTCCGCTACGCCCTCGGCGTCTTCCTGGTGCAGCTCGGCTGGGTGGCCCGCCTCGCGCTGCCGGAGAAGGTGTTCCTGCCGGCGTTCGCGTTCCTGGTGGTCTGCGAGCTGGCCGTCCCGGCGTGGGCGGAGCGGAGGAACCCCACCGCCTGGCACCCGCACCACATCGCCGAGCGCTACGGGCTGTTCACCCTGATCGTGCTGGGCGAGTCCGTCCTCGCGGCCACGCTGGCCATCCAGACGGCCCTGGACAGCGGACAGGCCGGGGCCGGGTTGTTCTCGCTGGCCGGCGCCGGCCTGGTGATCGTGTTCTCGATGTGGTGGATCTACTTCGACAAGCCGGCCCACGCGCTCCTGACCTCGCAGGGCACCGCCCTGCGCTGGGGCTACGGCCACTACCTCGTACTCGCCTCGGCGGCCGGTGTGGGCGCCGGCCTGGCGGTCTCCGTCGACTACGACGCGCACCAGGCACACATCTCCGGGACGGTCGCCGGTTTCGCGACGGCCGTACCGGTGGCGGTGTTCCTGGTGAGCGTCTGGTTCCTGATGGTCTGTCCACACCTGCGCGGCCCGGTCGCGGCTGCGATGCCGGTGACAGCGTGCCTCGTGTTGGCCACCCCGTTCACCGGCGCCCCGGTACACGTCATCGCCGGGTTGTTGGTGGTCCTGGTCGCGGTGCTGGTGGTGGACAGCCGGAGGACCCGGCTACTAGCGTAA